From a region of the Odoribacter splanchnicus DSM 20712 genome:
- a CDS encoding SusC/RagA family TonB-linked outer membrane protein — protein sequence MKKNQESDVGKASGVVWKMWLTMKLLFCFLLIGFSTVYGNAFSQVKISISVNEVSLQEVFEKLTEQTGYHFVYSNEMLQRTGKVSVDMQDCDLGQIMAVCLKNTGLWYRLEDNIIVISPKFRQPDVPQKKITLTGNVKDKEGRPLPGVTILLKGSAVGVVSDVDGNFTLTVPEESGLTLVFSFVGMKTQEVVLSGQQVLHIVMLEDVSQMEEVIVTGYQEVKKEKMTGAVTTISSEKLSDRYTPNLIQNLEARVAGLSTYGGKPIIRGTGTLYGESAPLLVVDGLPVEGSIEDLNPYDIASVNVLKDAAASAIYGARAANGIIVVTTKNARNKGKIDIDFQANITLYENKNVDYHDNFLMNAEEQVERASEYYDYYFNRKYADDPSMTRDKVIENFGKNITDGAQINPVAYAWYQHAAGNIGRSELDNILADLSKNNFAQDFADNIYRRQVMQQYNLSLRGSSDKFRNNLVINYRTDNMGIIEHKSNWLNVYYKGSCDLAKWLVATFSVNGVYANIKQYGNDYNVNLDPFSYAQYQSFYNADGSVKKLYSWYCGNEYMPLQEGMEDLGFNLVDELRDNQTKTRRQEMRYHGDLLFKIIPGLTAQTQFVYEVNSQNVQQHATQESHAARTIKNAYAKMDTESHKLVYMTPETGGFLQTTHTSGNFWTARGQLNYTNTFGKHEISAIAGLEFRETKTSGDKSLVLGYDEQLQSSATHTVDFGTLSQMSNSPYFQMNGSPFPCNQFAFTPYLENGMGIVKEVRHRYGSGYFNATYTYDNKYNIFGSFRKDYADIYGLDAKFRGRPLWSVGIGWNAHNESFLRDLSWMDFLKLRFSYGVTGNIYQGATSHMTASSGDINSTTNLPVASISSPANPDLRWEQNRTANVGLDYGFMSYRLRGSLDYYVKTGKDIFAPITLDPTTGFSSMVANVASIRNNGIELAIGYDWFVPGNRRGFSWTTNLTVTYNKNKVLEVENPATRAYDLVSLPYKTGYPVNALWAYRFAGIDDRPGLVGQSMYYVENGNTSHNASSASVDVLEFGGQSDPKAIVGMDNQLRWNGLSLGFLLVYYGGHKMFAQPKSEVFESSWDSPLNIVYLNSWTPENHSDVPGIGEYASTSLGSECRTATNCLYDADFLKIRNITIGYDLPEHLTEKVGISKISLRFQINDPKALWIKNNAGIDPETLGIRKQASYMFGVNLSL from the coding sequence ATGAAAAAAAATCAAGAATCCGATGTCGGAAAAGCTTCCGGTGTAGTTTGGAAAATGTGGTTGACTATGAAATTGCTGTTTTGTTTCCTTCTGATAGGATTTTCTACTGTCTATGGCAATGCTTTTTCACAAGTAAAAATCAGTATTTCGGTAAACGAGGTTTCCTTGCAGGAAGTGTTTGAAAAACTGACTGAACAGACGGGGTATCATTTTGTGTACAGTAATGAAATGTTACAACGGACCGGAAAGGTAAGTGTAGATATGCAAGATTGTGATCTTGGACAGATTATGGCTGTATGCCTGAAAAATACAGGTTTATGGTATCGGTTGGAAGACAATATCATTGTGATTTCTCCGAAATTCAGGCAACCTGATGTTCCTCAGAAAAAAATCACCCTTACCGGGAATGTAAAAGACAAAGAGGGACGTCCGTTGCCGGGAGTAACCATTCTGCTGAAAGGTTCTGCCGTGGGAGTGGTGAGTGATGTGGATGGAAATTTCACTCTGACAGTGCCGGAGGAATCGGGACTGACGCTTGTATTTTCGTTTGTGGGGATGAAAACGCAAGAAGTAGTCTTAAGCGGTCAGCAAGTGTTACATATTGTCATGCTGGAAGATGTGTCTCAAATGGAAGAAGTTATCGTTACCGGTTACCAGGAAGTCAAGAAAGAGAAAATGACCGGGGCGGTAACCACCATCTCCTCCGAAAAACTTAGTGACCGTTACACTCCGAATCTTATCCAGAATCTTGAGGCTCGCGTTGCCGGTCTGTCGACCTACGGCGGCAAACCGATTATCCGCGGAACGGGTACGCTCTATGGCGAATCGGCTCCGTTGCTCGTTGTGGACGGTCTTCCGGTCGAAGGCTCTATCGAAGACCTCAATCCCTATGACATCGCTTCGGTGAACGTTCTGAAAGACGCTGCAGCGTCGGCTATCTACGGTGCGCGCGCCGCAAACGGAATCATTGTTGTAACAACCAAGAATGCCCGTAACAAAGGCAAGATCGACATTGACTTCCAGGCAAACATAACCTTGTATGAAAACAAGAATGTCGATTATCATGATAACTTCCTGATGAACGCCGAAGAACAGGTGGAACGCGCCAGCGAATACTATGACTATTATTTCAACCGCAAGTATGCCGACGATCCGAGTATGACCCGGGACAAAGTCATAGAGAATTTCGGAAAGAACATTACCGACGGCGCTCAGATAAACCCCGTGGCCTATGCCTGGTATCAGCACGCGGCGGGCAATATCGGTCGCTCCGAACTCGACAACATTCTCGCTGATTTGTCGAAAAACAACTTCGCACAGGATTTCGCCGACAACATCTATCGTCGCCAGGTCATGCAGCAGTATAACCTCTCGCTCCGTGGTAGTTCCGACAAGTTCCGCAACAACTTAGTGATAAACTATCGCACTGACAACATGGGCATCATAGAGCATAAGAGCAACTGGCTCAACGTTTACTACAAAGGTAGTTGCGACCTTGCAAAATGGCTCGTGGCCACATTCTCGGTAAACGGCGTATACGCCAATATAAAGCAGTATGGCAACGATTACAACGTTAATCTCGACCCGTTCTCCTATGCCCAGTATCAGTCGTTCTATAATGCCGACGGCTCCGTTAAGAAACTCTATTCATGGTACTGCGGCAATGAATACATGCCCCTTCAGGAAGGCATGGAAGATCTCGGATTCAACCTCGTTGACGAGCTTAGGGATAACCAGACAAAGACGCGCCGTCAGGAAATGCGCTACCATGGCGATCTTCTCTTTAAGATTATCCCCGGACTTACGGCTCAGACCCAGTTCGTATATGAAGTCAACTCTCAGAACGTCCAGCAACATGCGACACAGGAGAGTCACGCCGCACGCACAATCAAGAATGCGTACGCCAAAATGGATACAGAGAGCCACAAGCTCGTTTATATGACTCCCGAAACCGGTGGATTTCTTCAGACTACTCATACCAGCGGAAACTTTTGGACTGCCCGTGGCCAGCTGAACTACACCAACACTTTCGGCAAGCACGAGATTTCGGCTATCGCTGGTCTGGAATTCCGGGAGACGAAAACCAGTGGTGACAAATCGCTTGTTCTCGGATATGACGAACAGCTTCAAAGCAGTGCTACCCATACTGTTGATTTCGGAACTTTATCGCAGATGAGCAATTCGCCTTACTTTCAAATGAACGGCTCTCCTTTCCCGTGCAACCAGTTCGCGTTCACACCCTATCTTGAAAACGGAATGGGAATCGTGAAAGAAGTTCGCCATCGCTATGGTTCGGGTTATTTCAACGCAACCTACACCTATGATAACAAATATAACATTTTCGGTTCGTTTCGAAAAGACTATGCCGACATCTACGGTCTCGACGCCAAGTTCCGTGGCAGACCCCTGTGGTCGGTAGGTATAGGCTGGAACGCCCACAACGAGAGTTTCCTCCGCGACCTGTCCTGGATGGATTTCCTGAAACTCCGTTTCTCCTACGGTGTTACCGGTAATATCTATCAAGGTGCTACCTCTCACATGACGGCATCGTCGGGTGACATAAATTCAACGACCAATCTGCCTGTCGCCTCCATTTCATCGCCCGCCAATCCTGACTTGCGCTGGGAGCAGAACCGGACGGCCAACGTCGGTCTCGACTACGGTTTTATGAGCTATCGTTTGCGTGGATCGCTCGACTATTACGTGAAGACCGGTAAGGATATTTTTGCCCCGATCACTCTTGACCCGACAACCGGTTTCTCATCGATGGTTGCCAACGTGGCCTCAATCCGGAACAATGGTATTGAGCTTGCCATCGGCTATGACTGGTTTGTTCCCGGAAACCGCCGTGGATTCAGCTGGACAACCAACCTCACCGTAACCTACAATAAGAACAAGGTTCTCGAAGTGGAGAATCCTGCCACTCGCGCCTATGATCTCGTCAGCTTACCTTATAAGACCGGTTATCCCGTAAATGCGCTATGGGCTTATCGTTTCGCTGGGATCGATGACCGGCCGGGTCTGGTGGGCCAGTCGATGTATTACGTTGAGAATGGCAACACATCGCACAACGCAAGTAGTGCTAGCGTCGACGTTCTTGAATTCGGTGGTCAGTCCGATCCGAAAGCGATCGTCGGAATGGATAATCAGCTGCGCTGGAATGGCTTGAGTCTCGGATTTCTCCTTGTCTACTACGGTGGCCACAAAATGTTCGCCCAGCCCAAATCGGAAGTGTTCGAATCGTCATGGGACAGTCCGCTGAACATTGTCTATCTCAATTCCTGGACTCCCGAAAACCATTCCGATGTTCCGGGTATCGGCGAATATGCCTCTACGTCACTGGGCAGTGAATGTCGTACGGCGACAAACTGTCTCTATGACGCTGATTTCCTGAAAATCCGTAATATAACTATCGGTTATGATCTTCCTGAGCACCTAACGGAAAAAGTCGGTATCAGTAAGATTTCACTCCGTTTTCAGATCAACGACCCGAAAGCCCTCTGGATTAAGAACAACGCCGGAATCGACCCCGAGACACTCGGAATCCGTAAACAGGCATCGTATATGTTCGGCGTGAACCTGAGTCTCTAA
- a CDS encoding RagB/SusD family nutrient uptake outer membrane protein — protein sequence MKTRYIVGLFLVGASVLSSCSDFTEIDQKGINLLSTTDQLEMLLNQEYNIRIADIQRVCGSVQYYPGNVGTVLANPVKTTTQILLKYDEAGHALEQVDLTSSDSYYANCYNYIGTVANPILSLVDAATGSEEKKTALKAEALTIRAYFHWLAAVKFTKAYDPATADSEKSIAYVLETQDIKQPTEQLTQKEVYEYILADLDAAIELNALPQSAVNRMRFNAACPHAIKAHVLMYMQQPGEAAKEAQKALAVNSSVSDYAHYCTEAPSSAGILVKTFETPQLALAQDYFTDTDVEFFSWLTPRYYERYEQKNIQKDWFATYHTMMWMGSWETTSQVVKGALESMFGVTEGSMSYGVQGNGRVGRINLSVPQMYLILAENAINNNLIDDAMDYLDKIRVGRFFPEDYHALKGSVTTKNDAIEMLRKVAHGENVFNIYDFITLKRWTLLSDYKEDISWTFSGTTYTLKPESTIWVFPFPKSLMEKNGNFEHNYPVTQN from the coding sequence ATGAAAACAAGATATATCGTAGGTCTTTTTCTGGTGGGAGCTTCGGTGCTTAGTTCCTGTTCCGATTTCACAGAAATCGACCAGAAAGGAATAAACCTTCTCTCCACCACTGACCAGCTCGAGATGCTTCTCAACCAGGAGTATAATATCAGAATTGCCGATATTCAGCGTGTATGCGGTTCGGTACAGTATTATCCCGGCAACGTAGGGACTGTTCTTGCCAATCCGGTTAAGACAACAACCCAGATCCTTCTGAAATACGACGAGGCGGGGCATGCTTTGGAACAGGTAGACCTGACTTCGAGCGACAGTTATTATGCAAATTGCTACAACTATATCGGAACAGTTGCCAATCCTATTCTGAGTCTTGTGGATGCCGCGACAGGTTCCGAAGAAAAGAAAACGGCACTAAAAGCCGAAGCTCTGACGATCCGCGCCTATTTCCACTGGCTCGCTGCCGTGAAGTTTACCAAAGCCTATGATCCGGCTACGGCTGACTCCGAGAAATCTATCGCATATGTTCTGGAAACACAGGATATCAAACAACCTACCGAACAGCTTACTCAGAAAGAGGTCTACGAATACATTCTCGCTGACCTCGATGCTGCGATCGAGCTGAACGCGCTTCCGCAGTCGGCAGTAAACCGAATGCGCTTCAACGCCGCATGTCCGCATGCGATCAAAGCTCATGTGCTGATGTATATGCAGCAGCCCGGCGAAGCTGCAAAAGAGGCACAGAAAGCGCTTGCGGTTAACAGCTCGGTATCAGACTATGCCCACTACTGCACCGAGGCACCGAGCAGTGCGGGAATTCTGGTAAAAACATTCGAGACGCCCCAACTGGCACTTGCCCAAGACTATTTTACTGATACCGATGTCGAATTTTTCTCGTGGCTTACACCGCGCTACTACGAACGTTATGAACAGAAGAACATTCAGAAAGACTGGTTTGCCACCTATCACACCATGATGTGGATGGGTAGCTGGGAGACGACCTCTCAGGTGGTAAAGGGGGCGTTGGAAAGTATGTTTGGGGTTACCGAAGGTTCCATGAGCTACGGAGTACAAGGAAATGGCCGCGTCGGACGAATAAATCTGAGCGTGCCGCAGATGTATCTGATTCTCGCCGAGAATGCCATCAACAACAACCTGATCGACGACGCAATGGACTATCTCGACAAAATCCGTGTGGGCCGCTTCTTTCCGGAAGACTATCATGCGCTGAAAGGCTCGGTAACAACAAAAAACGATGCCATAGAGATGCTCAGAAAAGTTGCCCATGGCGAGAATGTATTTAACATCTACGACTTCATTACTCTTAAACGCTGGACACTGCTCAGTGATTACAAAGAGGATATCAGCTGGACATTCTCGGGTACGACTTACACGTTGAAACCGGAATCAACCATCTGGGTGTTCCCGTTTCCGAAGAGTCTGATGGAAAAGAACGGTAATTTCGAACACAATTATCCGGTTACCCAAAACTAA
- a CDS encoding TlpA disulfide reductase family protein: MKAQKIIFLAGVTAMFCACNTKPVGYFCVSGKISDADGREIYLYRTSNNRSAATVDTAVIENGRFIFEGIQETPIGATLMMGDPRNGKNKTRVGLFVEPGEIVVSGLMGSDFSHAAIAGSLSTDQQKAYESLLQPFTEQITRLHESIKVDPDNAALRDSLETLRESMQQTSIDFIRNNGKSFVAPWVLVQIQGNLDYSTMKELYDALAPEVQPEAAGTKKEIDAFEAVLPGKPAPDLINRNPEGKEIKLSDLKGKVVLVDFWATWCGPCVASLPHIQELYNKYHDKGFEVFCVADNDSSEDEWKNFIAGSKVGMQNYHHILRGLKTLTDENGEFVGFDRSNDQSDKYAVHYLPTKYLIAADGTIIGKIGNDEQLDLTLAEIFAE; this comes from the coding sequence ATGAAAGCACAAAAAATCATTTTTCTTGCAGGTGTAACCGCCATGTTCTGTGCCTGCAACACAAAGCCGGTTGGCTATTTCTGCGTAAGCGGCAAAATTTCCGATGCCGACGGTCGGGAAATCTATCTTTACAGAACTTCAAACAACCGTTCGGCTGCAACGGTCGACACAGCTGTGATCGAGAACGGACGTTTTATTTTCGAAGGCATTCAGGAAACTCCAATCGGGGCGACCCTTATGATGGGCGACCCACGGAACGGGAAGAACAAAACTCGTGTGGGGCTTTTTGTGGAACCGGGTGAAATCGTCGTTTCAGGGCTTATGGGCTCGGATTTCTCTCATGCTGCCATAGCCGGTTCGCTGTCGACCGACCAGCAAAAAGCATATGAAAGCTTGCTCCAACCGTTCACAGAACAGATAACTCGTCTGCATGAGTCGATAAAAGTCGACCCGGACAATGCTGCCCTGCGTGATTCGCTCGAAACCCTCCGGGAAAGTATGCAGCAAACGAGCATTGACTTTATTCGTAACAATGGCAAGTCGTTCGTTGCTCCTTGGGTTCTTGTACAGATTCAGGGAAACCTTGACTACTCGACGATGAAAGAACTCTATGACGCTCTTGCTCCCGAGGTTCAGCCCGAAGCTGCCGGGACTAAAAAAGAAATCGATGCCTTCGAAGCCGTGCTGCCGGGGAAACCGGCTCCCGACCTGATAAATAGAAATCCTGAAGGCAAGGAAATAAAGCTGAGTGATCTGAAAGGCAAGGTTGTTCTGGTTGATTTCTGGGCCACCTGGTGCGGACCATGCGTTGCCTCGCTTCCCCACATTCAGGAACTCTACAACAAATACCATGACAAAGGATTTGAAGTTTTCTGTGTGGCCGATAACGATTCTTCTGAAGACGAATGGAAAAACTTCATCGCTGGGAGCAAAGTAGGCATGCAGAACTATCACCACATTTTGCGCGGACTTAAAACGCTCACGGATGAGAACGGCGAATTCGTTGGTTTCGACAGATCGAACGACCAAAGTGACAAGTATGCTGTCCACTATTTACCTACGAAATATCTGATCGCTGCCGATGGAACAATCATTGGTAAGATCGGGAACGACGAGCAGCTTGATTTAACCCTTGCCGAAATTTTTGCAGAATAA